The proteins below come from a single Chryseobacterium bernardetii genomic window:
- a CDS encoding bacteriocin: protein MKNQISPFSKKLNKKELKSITGGLLNCMEPVLCPTPYEPCESPYPNGCTIISPVCGQKECRPAPITIE from the coding sequence ATGAAAAATCAAATTTCACCGTTCAGTAAAAAACTGAACAAAAAAGAGTTGAAATCCATTACCGGAGGATTATTGAACTGTATGGAGCCGGTACTTTGCCCAACTCCATATGAACCATGTGAATCTCCATATCCTAATGGCTGTACCATTATTTCTCCCGTGTGCGGACAGAAAGAATGCAGACCGGCGCCCATCACAATAGAATAA
- a CDS encoding helix-turn-helix domain-containing protein, with protein MEKIAHSSLEDFYREMTAKLGKSLEDIFPKGLHKDIGHFNVFDIAQTIERIKNTSEMPYNRRKYYKISLIRGRNRAEYADKTVSIEKNALLFATPKVPYHWIPEDARQSGSFCVFTEDFFIKDTSYNALENQPIFQPGGVPVFEIDDELADEIELLFKKIKNEIDSDYIFKYDLIRNYVWELIHYGQKLQPATRISMAKDASMRVVSLFIELLERQFPIESKEQRLQLKTANDYAERLSVHVNYLNKRLKESTGKTTTEFIGDRIIQEAKILLKQTRWNVSEISYALGFEEIAHFSNFFKRKTSFTPIEFRS; from the coding sequence ATGGAGAAAATAGCACATTCCTCACTAGAAGATTTTTACAGGGAAATGACGGCCAAGCTGGGAAAAAGCCTGGAAGATATTTTCCCAAAAGGCCTCCATAAGGATATTGGACATTTTAATGTATTTGATATAGCGCAAACTATTGAAAGAATAAAAAATACTTCCGAAATGCCTTATAACAGACGGAAATATTATAAAATAAGTCTGATTAGAGGGAGAAACAGGGCTGAATATGCTGATAAAACCGTTTCCATAGAAAAAAATGCACTGCTGTTTGCTACTCCTAAGGTTCCCTACCATTGGATTCCTGAGGATGCCCGGCAGTCCGGAAGTTTTTGTGTGTTTACAGAAGACTTTTTCATCAAAGATACGTCTTATAATGCCCTGGAAAATCAACCTATCTTTCAGCCGGGAGGCGTTCCTGTGTTTGAAATTGATGATGAATTGGCAGATGAAATAGAACTTCTTTTTAAAAAAATCAAAAATGAAATTGATTCAGATTATATATTCAAATACGATTTAATAAGAAACTATGTCTGGGAGCTGATTCACTATGGTCAGAAGCTCCAGCCTGCAACCAGAATCTCAATGGCAAAAGATGCTTCCATGAGGGTTGTATCTTTATTTATAGAGCTACTGGAAAGACAGTTTCCTATTGAATCAAAAGAGCAGAGGCTGCAATTGAAAACAGCAAATGATTATGCTGAAAGATTATCCGTACACGTTAATTATCTCAATAAAAGACTGAAAGAAAGTACCGGTAAAACTACTACGGAATTTATTGGCGACCGTATTATTCAGGAAGCGAAGATCCTCTTAAAGCAGACCAGATGGAACGTGTCTGAAATTTCTTATGCCCTTGGTTTTGAGGAAATAGCCCACTTTTCCAATTTTTTCAAAAGGAAGACATCATTTACACCTATAGAATTCCGCTCGTGA
- the cas1 gene encoding type II CRISPR-associated endonuclease Cas1, which translates to MITRSIYIGNPAYLKLKDEQMKILCPETKTEKGSVPVEDLGLLMLDHYQITISHNLIQKMMGNNVVVISCDAHHLPHGIMLPLYGHTEHSDRVKDQLEASEPLKKQLWKQTVECKIENQKNVLMKLENYYEPMVEYQKNVKSGDITNMEGIAAQHYWKYLISLDFLRQRFGESPNQFFNFGYAVLRSIVARAIVETGLLPVLGIFHKNKYNPYCLADDLMEPYRPFIDLLVMQWLKIYPDTEELTKEFKAHILQVATKDVRIDDKTRPLLVAVKTTASSLYKCYTGEKRLISYPELI; encoded by the coding sequence ATGATCACCCGCTCCATCTACATCGGCAATCCAGCTTACCTTAAGCTCAAAGACGAGCAGATGAAGATTCTCTGTCCGGAAACCAAAACGGAAAAGGGGAGTGTCCCTGTGGAAGATTTAGGCTTACTGATGCTGGATCATTATCAGATTACTATTTCCCATAATCTCATCCAGAAAATGATGGGAAATAACGTGGTGGTCATTAGTTGTGATGCTCATCATTTGCCTCACGGAATAATGCTTCCACTGTATGGGCATACCGAACATTCCGACCGGGTAAAAGATCAGTTGGAAGCAAGTGAACCATTAAAAAAGCAGCTTTGGAAGCAAACCGTGGAATGTAAAATTGAAAACCAGAAAAATGTTCTGATGAAATTGGAAAACTATTATGAACCGATGGTTGAATACCAAAAAAATGTAAAGTCTGGGGATATAACCAATATGGAAGGTATTGCAGCTCAGCATTACTGGAAATATCTGATCAGCCTTGATTTTTTGAGACAGCGTTTTGGAGAATCACCCAATCAGTTCTTTAATTTCGGGTATGCGGTTCTCAGAAGTATTGTCGCCAGAGCTATTGTGGAAACTGGATTACTGCCTGTTCTTGGAATTTTTCATAAAAATAAATACAATCCCTACTGTCTTGCCGATGACCTAATGGAACCTTACCGCCCGTTTATTGATTTACTGGTGATGCAGTGGCTGAAAATTTATCCTGATACAGAAGAACTGACGAAGGAATTTAAAGCTCATATTTTGCAGGTTGCTACCAAAGATGTACGCATCGACGATAAAACGAGGCCACTGCTGGTTGCTGTTAAAACAACAGCTTCGTCGCTTTACAAATGCTATACTGGTGAAAAAAGATTGATTTCTTATCCTGAACTGATATGA
- a CDS encoding glycoside hydrolase family 10 protein, which translates to MKMSKLKLIVLLGVLASYSTSCSTQNNVTKTPPVKNTTKPNPNNNTTQPKPPVAVKPATGNSTDETFRTNLPEIKREFRGAWIASVANINWPSKNNLTVEQQKAEAISMLDMLKDNNFNAAIFQIRPSADALYTSNIEPWSYFLTGETGTGPYPSYDPLLFWIEEAHKRGLELHVWLNPYRAHHTNGGTVNKMSMANRMSDIVVRLKNGMYWFDPANPKTQDHVSNVVKDIVKRYDIDAIHFDDYFYPYATYNKGADFPDYATWSAYQNSGGTLSRADWRRDNVNRFVERIYKEIHAEKNNVKFGISPFGIWKPGYPAGIVGSSQFDELYADAKLWLNKGWVDYFSPQLYWPIDSKGQGFEALLNWWQSENTMNRHLWPGLNTVEIKTYDRPTEIKNQIEISRKILKNDAGEIHWSIAGLTRNPGMLPALKNGPYSEKALIPKSPWIKTVPLQTPTLFIADNGSYAQTRWSSKNASEVFQWVLFSQYDGVWEIEILPLDTLFKDVPKFKNGKKLNAVAIKAIDRLGNESDYMAKKVK; encoded by the coding sequence ATGAAAATGAGTAAACTAAAACTTATCGTTTTATTGGGAGTTCTTGCATCTTACAGTACTTCATGTTCCACTCAGAACAATGTTACAAAGACACCTCCTGTTAAAAATACAACAAAACCTAACCCTAACAATAATACAACCCAGCCAAAACCGCCTGTAGCAGTAAAACCAGCCACAGGAAATTCAACAGACGAAACGTTCAGAACAAATCTTCCTGAGATTAAAAGAGAATTCCGTGGCGCATGGATTGCCAGCGTTGCCAATATCAACTGGCCTTCAAAAAATAATCTTACCGTAGAGCAGCAGAAAGCAGAAGCCATCAGTATGCTGGATATGCTGAAAGATAATAACTTTAATGCTGCTATTTTTCAGATAAGACCTTCTGCAGATGCTTTATACACAAGTAATATTGAACCATGGTCTTACTTCCTGACCGGAGAGACAGGCACAGGGCCTTATCCAAGCTATGATCCGCTGTTATTCTGGATTGAAGAAGCCCACAAAAGAGGATTGGAACTGCATGTTTGGTTAAATCCTTACCGTGCTCATCATACCAATGGTGGTACAGTAAATAAAATGTCAATGGCTAACAGAATGTCAGACATTGTAGTGAGATTAAAAAACGGAATGTATTGGTTTGATCCTGCTAATCCGAAAACACAGGACCATGTTTCCAATGTGGTAAAGGATATCGTAAAAAGATATGATATTGATGCTATTCACTTTGATGATTATTTTTATCCATATGCTACTTATAACAAAGGAGCTGACTTCCCGGATTATGCAACCTGGAGCGCTTATCAAAATAGCGGCGGAACTTTATCAAGAGCAGACTGGAGGAGAGACAACGTGAATAGATTTGTAGAACGTATTTATAAAGAGATTCACGCAGAAAAAAATAATGTAAAATTCGGGATCAGTCCGTTCGGAATCTGGAAACCGGGATATCCGGCAGGAATTGTAGGATCTTCCCAGTTTGATGAACTGTATGCGGATGCCAAATTATGGTTGAACAAAGGTTGGGTAGACTATTTTTCCCCACAATTGTATTGGCCGATTGATTCAAAAGGACAAGGTTTTGAAGCGTTGTTAAACTGGTGGCAATCAGAAAATACAATGAACCGTCACTTATGGCCAGGGTTAAATACGGTTGAGATTAAGACTTATGACCGCCCGACAGAAATTAAAAATCAGATTGAGATCTCAAGAAAGATCTTAAAGAATGATGCAGGTGAAATCCATTGGAGTATTGCTGGGTTAACCAGAAATCCGGGAATGCTTCCGGCTCTGAAAAACGGACCATACAGTGAAAAAGCATTAATTCCTAAATCCCCATGGATCAAAACAGTTCCTTTACAGACGCCAACTTTATTTATTGCTGATAACGGGAGCTATGCACAGACAAGATGGAGCTCAAAAAATGCTTCAGAGGTTTTCCAGTGGGTACTTTTCTCTCAGTATGACGGAGTTTGGGAAATTGAAATCTTACCGTTGGATACCCTTTTCAAAGATGTGCCTAAATTCAAAAATGGGAAAAAGCTGAATGCAGTAGCCATTAAAGCCATTGATAGGCTAGGAAACGAGAGTGATTATATGGCCAAAAAAGTCAAATAA
- the typA gene encoding translational GTPase TypA: MQNIRNIAIIAHVDHGKTTLVDKIIHATNIFRENQESGELIMDNNDLERERGITILSKNISVTYKDTKINVIDTPGHADFGGEVERVLKMADGVILLVDAFEGPMPQTRFVLQKALELGLRPLVVINKVDKPNCRPDEVHDQVFDLFFNLEATEEQLDFPTFYGSSKQGWFNTSLEQTEDILPLLDGILQYVPAPTVTEGNLQMQITSLDYSSFLGRIAIGKVTRGEIKESQWIGLAQADGKVLKGKVKELYVFEGLGKKKVTEVQAGDICAVVGFDAFQIGDSFVDLENPEPLERTAIDEPTLNMTFSINNSPFFGKDGKYVTSNHLKERLTKELEKNLALRVQQTDDANTFLVFGRGILHLSVLIETMRREGYEMTIGQPQVILREIDGVSCEPYESLVVDVPEEYASRVIDLATQRKGDLHIMETKGEMQHMEFEIPSRGLIGLRSQMLTATAGEAIMAHRFTEYKPFKGAIPGRNNGVLISKTTGPATEYSINKLQDRGKFFVDPGEEIYTGMIIGEQNKPGDLVVNIVEAKQLNNMRAAGKDKDTGVAPKILFSLEECMEYIQADEAIEVTPNFIRMRKKILSEEERKRVERSAKA; the protein is encoded by the coding sequence ATGCAAAACATTAGAAATATTGCGATTATCGCACACGTTGACCACGGGAAGACGACTTTGGTTGACAAAATCATCCACGCAACCAACATTTTCAGAGAAAATCAGGAGAGTGGAGAATTAATTATGGATAACAATGATCTTGAAAGAGAAAGAGGGATCACCATCTTATCCAAGAATATTTCTGTTACTTATAAAGACACTAAAATTAACGTAATTGATACTCCTGGTCACGCGGATTTCGGTGGAGAAGTAGAGAGAGTATTAAAAATGGCTGACGGGGTTATCCTGTTAGTGGATGCGTTCGAAGGACCAATGCCACAAACAAGATTCGTACTTCAGAAAGCTTTGGAATTAGGATTGAGACCATTAGTGGTTATCAATAAAGTAGATAAACCAAACTGTCGCCCGGACGAAGTTCACGATCAGGTATTTGATTTATTCTTCAACCTTGAAGCTACTGAAGAACAGTTGGACTTCCCAACATTCTACGGTTCTTCCAAGCAAGGTTGGTTCAATACTTCATTAGAACAAACTGAAGATATTCTACCATTATTGGATGGTATTTTACAATATGTTCCTGCTCCAACTGTAACGGAGGGTAACCTTCAGATGCAGATTACTTCTCTTGATTACTCTTCTTTCTTAGGAAGAATTGCTATCGGAAAAGTAACAAGAGGAGAGATCAAAGAATCTCAATGGATTGGTTTAGCACAGGCTGACGGAAAAGTGTTGAAAGGTAAAGTAAAAGAACTTTATGTTTTCGAAGGATTAGGAAAGAAAAAAGTAACTGAAGTACAGGCAGGAGATATCTGTGCTGTAGTAGGTTTCGACGCTTTCCAGATCGGTGACTCTTTCGTAGATCTTGAAAACCCTGAACCATTGGAAAGAACGGCTATTGATGAGCCTACTCTGAACATGACGTTCTCTATCAACAATTCACCTTTCTTCGGTAAAGACGGTAAATATGTTACTTCTAACCACCTTAAAGAAAGATTAACTAAAGAATTAGAGAAAAACTTAGCATTAAGAGTTCAGCAGACGGACGATGCCAATACATTCCTTGTATTCGGTAGAGGTATTCTTCACTTATCAGTTTTGATCGAAACTATGAGAAGAGAAGGATATGAAATGACAATCGGTCAGCCACAGGTTATCCTGAGAGAAATTGACGGAGTTAGCTGTGAGCCTTATGAATCTTTAGTAGTTGACGTTCCTGAAGAATATGCATCAAGAGTTATCGACCTTGCAACTCAGAGAAAAGGTGACCTTCACATTATGGAAACCAAAGGAGAAATGCAGCACATGGAATTCGAAATTCCTTCAAGAGGTTTGATCGGATTGCGTTCTCAAATGTTAACAGCTACTGCAGGGGAAGCTATTATGGCTCACCGTTTCACAGAATATAAGCCTTTCAAAGGAGCTATTCCTGGAAGAAACAATGGGGTATTGATCAGCAAAACTACTGGTCCTGCTACTGAATATTCAATCAATAAACTACAGGATAGAGGTAAGTTCTTCGTTGATCCGGGTGAGGAAATCTACACAGGGATGATTATTGGGGAGCAGAACAAACCTGGTGACCTTGTTGTGAATATCGTAGAAGCAAAACAGCTGAACAACATGCGTGCGGCTGGAAAAGATAAAGATACAGGAGTTGCTCCGAAAATCTTATTCTCTCTGGAAGAATGTATGGAATACATCCAAGCTGATGAAGCTATTGAAGTTACTCCAAACTTCATCAGAATGAGAAAGAAAATCCTTTCTGAAGAAGAAAGAAAAAGAGTTGAAAGATCAGCGAAAGCTTAA
- a CDS encoding ferritin — MNTNRLSATVEKALSDQMNKEIHASHVFLSYGIWADDKGYQGIANFLYRHAQEERNHSIKFMEYILNRGGKPKIEAIPAPPADPESLTACFEGVFKHEVDNTTAIYKIVDLSMAEKDWATWNFMQWFVQEQIEEETLALNLIDKLKIAGGDRATDESLFTLDKTLQEAPNDVPLAQEATGDNP; from the coding sequence ATGAATACTAACAGACTTTCCGCAACAGTGGAAAAAGCACTTAGTGATCAGATGAACAAGGAAATTCATGCATCACACGTTTTTCTATCGTATGGAATTTGGGCAGACGATAAAGGATATCAGGGAATTGCCAACTTTCTTTACAGACATGCTCAGGAAGAAAGAAACCATTCGATCAAATTCATGGAGTACATTTTAAACAGAGGCGGAAAACCCAAAATAGAGGCTATTCCCGCTCCTCCGGCCGATCCTGAGTCGCTCACAGCCTGTTTTGAAGGCGTTTTCAAACATGAAGTAGATAACACAACCGCTATCTACAAAATTGTAGATCTTTCCATGGCTGAAAAAGACTGGGCTACATGGAATTTTATGCAGTGGTTTGTACAGGAACAGATTGAAGAAGAAACATTAGCGCTGAACCTCATTGATAAATTAAAAATTGCAGGTGGTGACAGGGCTACAGACGAGTCTTTATTTACTTTAGATAAAACCTTACAGGAAGCACCGAATGACGTACCATTGGCCCAGGAAGCCACAGGAGATAATCCGTAA
- a CDS encoding bacteriocin-like protein: MKKFKKISRDQLKKVNGGGNRDGICQPQYMLICDAVGICGPEPDAACNCYCVPI; this comes from the coding sequence ATGAAAAAATTCAAAAAAATCTCCAGAGATCAATTAAAAAAAGTAAATGGCGGAGGTAACAGAGATGGTATTTGCCAGCCACAATACATGCTGATTTGCGATGCCGTTGGAATTTGCGGACCAGAGCCAGACGCAGCTTGTAATTGTTATTGCGTTCCTATCTAA
- a CDS encoding DUF1294 domain-containing protein: MIPFLLIANFITFGVFGFDKLQAKRQQWRVSENALLGLSLIGIIGAASGMIVFNHKVSKKSFLVKFFLVVLIDVILFYRLIRH; this comes from the coding sequence ATGATTCCTTTTCTGTTGATCGCTAACTTTATTACCTTTGGAGTTTTTGGATTTGATAAATTACAGGCCAAAAGACAGCAGTGGCGGGTTTCTGAGAATGCTCTTTTAGGTCTTTCATTAATTGGAATTATTGGCGCAGCCTCCGGGATGATTGTCTTTAACCATAAGGTTTCCAAAAAATCTTTCCTGGTGAAGTTTTTCCTGGTGGTTCTTATTGATGTTATATTGTTTTACCGTTTGATCAGACATTAA
- the ychF gene encoding redox-regulated ATPase YchF gives MKCGIVGLPNVGKSTLFNCLSNAKAQSANYPFCTIEPNLGTVSVPDQRLFELEKIVKPERVLPAVVEIVDIAGLVKGASKGEGLGNQFLANIRECEAIIHVLRCFDNGNIVHVEGSVDPLRDKEIIDIELQLKDLETVGKAVEKAKKFIKSGKKEDILTYETLQNLQKFLEDGKNAREFAVDDLTKSIIGDVQLLTNKPVLYVCNVDENSIKNGNEWIGKIEEMAQNEGAEVVVLAAQIEADINELETFEEREIFLDELGLTEPGVNRLIRKAYDLLKLQTYFTAGVKEVRAWTIGQGWTAPQAAGVIHTDFEKGFIRAEVIKYNDYVTYGSEVKVKEAGKLSVEGKEYVVQDGDIMHFRFNV, from the coding sequence ATGAAATGTGGAATTGTAGGCCTTCCGAATGTAGGTAAATCAACACTTTTTAACTGTCTGAGCAATGCAAAAGCTCAATCAGCAAACTATCCTTTCTGTACTATTGAACCGAACCTGGGAACCGTTTCAGTACCGGATCAGAGATTATTTGAATTGGAGAAAATCGTAAAACCTGAGAGAGTTTTACCAGCTGTAGTTGAGATCGTTGATATTGCAGGTCTTGTAAAAGGGGCCAGCAAAGGAGAAGGATTGGGGAACCAGTTCCTGGCAAATATCCGTGAGTGTGAGGCAATCATCCACGTATTAAGATGTTTTGACAATGGAAATATTGTTCACGTAGAAGGTTCGGTAGATCCGTTAAGAGATAAAGAGATTATTGATATTGAACTTCAGCTGAAAGACCTTGAAACAGTAGGGAAAGCAGTTGAAAAAGCTAAAAAATTCATCAAATCCGGTAAGAAAGAAGATATCCTTACTTACGAAACACTTCAGAATTTACAGAAATTCCTTGAAGATGGAAAAAATGCAAGAGAATTTGCCGTTGATGATCTTACGAAATCAATCATTGGTGATGTTCAGCTTTTAACTAACAAGCCGGTTCTTTATGTTTGTAACGTAGATGAAAATTCTATCAAAAACGGGAACGAATGGATTGGTAAGATCGAAGAAATGGCTCAAAACGAAGGTGCTGAAGTAGTTGTATTAGCCGCTCAGATTGAAGCAGACATCAATGAGCTGGAAACTTTCGAAGAAAGAGAAATTTTCCTTGATGAATTAGGCCTTACAGAACCGGGAGTAAACCGTCTGATCAGAAAAGCTTATGACCTTTTAAAACTTCAGACGTATTTTACCGCAGGAGTAAAAGAAGTAAGAGCATGGACTATCGGACAGGGATGGACAGCTCCACAGGCAGCCGGAGTAATCCACACAGACTTTGAAAAAGGATTCATCCGTGCAGAAGTAATCAAGTATAACGATTATGTTACTTATGGTTCAGAAGTAAAAGTAAAAGAAGCCGGAAAACTTTCTGTAGAAGGTAAAGAATATGTAGTTCAGGATGGAGACATCATGCACTTCAGATTCAACGTGTAA
- a CDS encoding YceI family protein — protein sequence MKKISVIALVAVGLMAASCTNKEKTDTSVATEQTVAEGKGEALTVDTAASVVNWKAFHKGGFAPRWGTLNVKSGDLNIEGGQLVAGNFNIDMTSIKVDPASVTEKDKKPADLEAHLKNPDFFDVAKNPTSDFKITSVADLKEAPKDAVAGANKTVSGNLTLMGKTMNVTFPAKVDVADNTAAIQAKFTVNRTDWGIKFGTSEADPAEWMISKDIEIAIDVKAKK from the coding sequence ATGAAAAAAATTAGCGTAATTGCATTAGTGGCAGTAGGATTAATGGCTGCATCATGTACCAATAAAGAAAAAACAGATACATCAGTAGCTACAGAGCAGACAGTTGCTGAAGGTAAAGGTGAAGCACTAACAGTAGATACTGCAGCTTCTGTAGTAAACTGGAAAGCTTTCCACAAAGGAGGTTTTGCACCTCGTTGGGGAACTCTTAATGTAAAATCCGGAGACCTGAATATTGAAGGTGGACAATTGGTAGCCGGAAACTTCAATATCGATATGACTTCTATTAAAGTTGACCCTGCATCAGTAACTGAAAAAGATAAAAAACCAGCAGATCTTGAAGCTCACCTTAAAAATCCTGATTTCTTTGATGTAGCTAAAAATCCAACATCAGATTTCAAAATTACAAGCGTAGCAGACCTGAAAGAAGCACCGAAAGATGCTGTAGCAGGAGCTAACAAAACCGTAAGCGGAAACCTTACATTAATGGGAAAAACAATGAATGTAACTTTCCCTGCTAAAGTAGATGTAGCAGATAATACTGCTGCTATTCAGGCTAAATTTACCGTAAACAGAACAGACTGGGGAATCAAATTCGGAACTTCTGAAGCAGATCCTGCAGAATGGATGATCAGCAAAGACATCGAAATTGCTATCGATGTAAAAGCTAAAAAATAA
- a CDS encoding type 1 glutamine amidotransferase domain-containing protein translates to MSKKIAILATNGFEESELQSPKEYLEQQGWTAHIVSPEAGTIRSWAEKDWGKDYHVDKTLDEVTASEYDALVLPGGVINPDQLRTNGQALSFVRDFFIQNKPVAAICHGPQVLINAKVVNGRNMTSVKSISKDLINAGAHWEDKEVVVDNGLVTSRTPKDLPAFNAKMVEEFKEGKHAGQAL, encoded by the coding sequence ATGTCAAAGAAAATTGCAATTCTGGCCACTAACGGCTTCGAGGAAAGTGAACTTCAATCACCAAAGGAGTATTTGGAACAGCAGGGATGGACAGCTCATATTGTAAGTCCTGAAGCTGGAACCATCAGGTCATGGGCAGAAAAAGACTGGGGAAAAGATTACCATGTTGATAAAACACTGGATGAAGTAACCGCTTCTGAATATGATGCTTTAGTTTTACCCGGCGGTGTCATCAATCCTGATCAACTAAGGACAAACGGACAAGCCCTGTCATTTGTGAGAGATTTTTTTATACAGAATAAACCTGTTGCGGCAATATGTCACGGCCCCCAGGTACTAATCAATGCAAAAGTGGTTAATGGAAGAAATATGACCTCTGTGAAATCTATCAGTAAAGACCTTATTAATGCAGGAGCCCATTGGGAAGATAAAGAAGTAGTAGTTGATAATGGCCTTGTCACAAGCAGAACTCCAAAAGATCTCCCTGCTTTTAATGCTAAAATGGTGGAAGAATTTAAAGAAGGAAAGCATGCAGGACAAGCTTTATAG
- a CDS encoding right-handed parallel beta-helix repeat-containing protein: MTNNLGLLTIKEFIDSQDPALDKEIITLIDHNSGELVNLKKQNTPLPDNGCYLYWTKTNSDESKAYYKRIVTNDISVKITGASGDGNSDDSDKIQQLINEMEIGQVLHLDNKRYMLYKPLQINKAIKITGSSTKSQVSFPPFLITHNNDGININTSGVVLEGFGIYNIVWHTTSPNHFTGIRVNGTSDSHMYDILFRDLQIRGYQTALEVNYLWSSQIQTVKTENCQTGILVKGLSVNNEISNNTSISIHEAYDIPDSRGIWFEGSAPKEGWRIIDTFIFNVYEGIYAEKTSHVNVFNSMIDFCRHIGIVIAEESYNWNINSNYIALSHPGYGVYLANDINNSLFTRGNKIIDNDILIYNHQKQDDISIGINIVGKGSLYDDVRGNSIKNFKVCDIKADPGLQTTITHNKCLSEINPNIIGNFITNDNLGTVYYQNANDALYLGKLKITYADHYPPVSSPEWKRGDIILNTNPTADKPIGWVNTTDVTNTWKPFGIINN; encoded by the coding sequence ATGACAAACAACTTAGGATTACTTACCATTAAAGAGTTTATTGATTCTCAAGACCCTGCATTAGATAAGGAAATTATTACCCTGATTGATCACAACAGTGGAGAACTTGTTAATTTAAAGAAGCAAAATACTCCACTTCCTGATAATGGCTGTTATCTGTACTGGACAAAAACCAACAGTGATGAGTCTAAAGCTTATTATAAAAGGATTGTCACCAATGATATTTCCGTAAAAATTACAGGTGCATCCGGAGATGGCAATTCAGATGATTCGGATAAGATCCAGCAATTAATTAACGAAATGGAAATTGGTCAGGTTTTGCATCTGGACAACAAGAGGTATATGCTTTATAAACCATTACAAATCAATAAAGCGATAAAAATTACCGGTTCCTCTACAAAAAGCCAGGTTAGCTTTCCTCCTTTCCTTATCACCCATAATAATGACGGAATCAATATCAACACATCCGGAGTGGTACTGGAGGGTTTTGGAATCTACAATATTGTCTGGCATACAACTTCGCCTAATCATTTTACCGGAATCAGAGTCAACGGAACTTCAGATAGCCACATGTATGACATCTTATTCAGAGATCTTCAAATAAGGGGATATCAAACTGCTTTGGAGGTGAATTACCTCTGGTCTTCACAAATTCAGACAGTAAAAACAGAAAACTGCCAGACAGGAATTCTGGTTAAAGGATTATCTGTTAACAATGAAATTTCCAACAATACGTCCATTTCCATCCATGAAGCTTATGATATCCCTGACAGTCGCGGAATATGGTTTGAAGGAAGCGCACCGAAAGAAGGCTGGAGGATTATTGACACTTTTATTTTTAATGTATATGAAGGAATTTATGCTGAAAAGACCTCTCACGTTAATGTATTCAACAGCATGATTGATTTCTGCAGACATATAGGTATTGTGATTGCAGAAGAAAGCTATAATTGGAATATTAACAGCAATTACATCGCCCTTTCTCATCCAGGATACGGAGTTTATTTAGCCAATGATATCAATAATTCTTTATTTACAAGAGGAAATAAAATTATTGACAATGATATATTAATCTACAACCACCAAAAACAGGATGATATCTCCATTGGGATTAATATTGTTGGAAAGGGATCTCTTTATGATGATGTAAGGGGAAATTCAATTAAAAATTTCAAAGTATGTGATATCAAGGCAGATCCGGGATTACAGACAACAATTACACATAATAAGTGCCTGTCTGAGATCAATCCTAATATTATAGGAAATTTTATTACCAACGACAACCTGGGAACGGTCTATTATCAAAATGCCAATGATGCTCTTTATCTGGGTAAACTAAAAATTACCTATGCAGATCATTATCCTCCGGTTTCCTCTCCGGAATGGAAACGGGGTGATATTATTCTGAATACAAATCCCACTGCTGATAAGCCAATTGGATGGGTTAACACAACCGATGTAACAAATACTTGGAAGCCTTTTGGTATTATTAATAACTAA
- a CDS encoding bacteriocin: protein MNNGKKLNKKELKSIKGGLQMCLDPETGRCIDTGIRCAERECRYVPEPPFPF, encoded by the coding sequence ATGAATAACGGAAAAAAACTAAACAAGAAAGAGCTTAAGTCCATCAAAGGCGGATTACAGATGTGTCTGGATCCTGAAACCGGACGGTGCATAGATACAGGAATAAGATGCGCTGAAAGAGAGTGCAGGTATGTTCCTGAACCTCCATTTCCTTTTTAA